Proteins encoded within one genomic window of Desulfurobacteriaceae bacterium:
- a CDS encoding CBS domain-containing protein — MPVKDLIQRKVVVVEPDTPVRIATQRMKDKMVGCLVILDGDKPVGVITDRDIAIRVVGEGKDSETPVKEVMTKDPITINEDASLLELTKAFREAAVRRLIVVDQEGKLKGIVSIDDVLELLTTEFANLVVAIRG, encoded by the coding sequence ATGCCTGTAAAGGATCTTATTCAAAGAAAAGTAGTTGTTGTTGAACCTGACACACCGGTTAGAATTGCAACTCAAAGAATGAAAGATAAGATGGTAGGTTGTCTTGTTATTCTTGATGGAGATAAACCCGTTGGAGTAATTACTGACAGAGACATAGCTATAAGAGTAGTAGGAGAAGGGAAAGATTCTGAAACTCCGGTAAAAGAAGTAATGACAAAAGACCCAATAACCATAAATGAAGATGCATCACTACTTGAATTAACAAAAGCTTTTAGAGAAGCCGCTGTAAGGAGGCTTATAGTTGTGGATCAGGAAGGAAAATTAAAAGGTATAGTCTCTATTGACGATGTTTTAGAACTCTTAACTACCGAATTTGCCAATCTCGTTGTAGCTATAAGGGGATAA